One window from the genome of Dermacentor silvarum isolate Dsil-2018 chromosome 5, BIME_Dsil_1.4, whole genome shotgun sequence encodes:
- the LOC119453662 gene encoding sulfotransferase ssu-1 produces the protein MFQLIDGERYIFFRDPDKVREALRFQPRDGDIIEVAYPKCGMQLMQQMMQLIVHDGHCAKDLREFSSRAPFLEDCGGNWPGEKSCARLFRTHIRLGRIAVSTDAKYVYVARNPWDACYSQYVMNQKMPLRPMRETFDEFLDMFLEGSLTNGCYFQHVLSGYTRRKEPNVFFTTYESMMRDTAATVLDLADFLGEKYAERLRKDNGLLATIVRHSTPEFLRSFLEIETREMVAMMFRSPALASSALNEPDVGDGTFSLVCRPEVGVWKEAFTQEQLRRTVAKIEESVGKNFVPDLWNNDWHEVLQAVL, from the exons ATGTTTCAATTAATCGACGGCGAGCGCTACATCTTCTTTCGTGATCCAGACAAAGTGCGAGAGGCACTGCGGTTCCAGCCACGGGACGGAGACATCATAGAGGTTGCGTACCCAAAGTGCGGCATGCAGCTGATGCAGCAGATGATGCAACTAATCGTACACGACGGGCATTGCGCCAAAGACCTGCGCGAGTTCAGTTCGAGGGCGCCCTTTCTGGAGGACTGCGGTGGAAACTGGCCAGGAGAGAAGTCTTGCGCTCGGCTCTTCCGAACCCACATCCGCTTGGGTAGGATAGCCGTCAGCACCGATGCCAAGTACGTGTACGTTGCACGTAACCCATGGGACGCTTGCTACTCGCAGTACGTCATGAACCAGAAAATGCCGCTTCGCCCAATGCGAGAAACATTCGACGAGTTTCTAGACATGTTCCTCGAAGGCTCCCTCACAAATGGCTGCTACTTCCAGCACGTTCTCTCTGGCTACACGAGAAGAAAGGAGCCTAACGTCTTCTTCACGACCTACGAAAGCATGATGCGCGACACTGCAGCGACCGTGCTAGATTTGGCTGACTTTCTTGGGGAGAAGTATGCCGAAAG GTTGCGGAAGGACAATGGGCTTCTCGCTACGATTGTACGGCATAGTACACCTGAGTTCCTGCGAAGTTTTCTTGAGATTGAAACTCGTGAAATGGTTGCCATGATGTTCCGCAGCCCAGCACTTGCTTCCTCTGCGCTAAACGAACCCGATGTCGGAGATGGAACTTTCAGTCTGGTGTGCCGGCCTGAAGTTGGAGTCTGGAAAGAAGCTTTCACGCAAGAGCAACTGCGAAGAACCGTGGCAAAAATCGAGGAATCTGTCGGAAAGAATTTCGTGCCTGATTTGTGGAATAACGACTGGCACGAGGTTCTGCAAGCAGTGTTGTGA